The Geotalea uraniireducens Rf4 genome window below encodes:
- a CDS encoding CxxxxCH/CxxCH domain c-type cytochrome, with translation MIKNGIKRFFIKGEDAMKIRTVMTIFPGRVLKGLTALAIAWAISLTPLPSGAVDLMHNSDPSGGTGSTKWAAQGGWGVTGGKYGKFECSTCHEPNKKPNIKNVRRVITTRNGENWPNGSSSAAISFSNVTSMGEDTGGHSTSSRICEACHSQNKFHNANTANNIANGGNLSHPTPKAICTSCHKHNTGFKAACGGCHGNPPTEAVIGGDTGLVGTPRPSNALTSGHAGAHVTHTETRGMVCDTCHYINNGGIKMPNLSNSIDIGFFGFGGKVTSGTYVPYSSANRGYRVASGTANTTIATVVTDYTTANICSNVYCHGGGVKVGATQVKVPLTGGSNQNPRWDAASQNQCGSCHGTTPATPPAMGSHVKHSGSTGYSFSCDLCHPAIDVTHVQGSVRWSMKTSDSRVGAAAAYKAAGSLEALQQGATNDLAPSAAYGQCYNLYCHSNGKGGTPRQDPTWGDGNYSTGCTNCHGNNAGAVSTMASNGHKAHVANTSARFGGFDFRCQECHNATVNATDTAVISTSLHVNAAADVAWGPDASYVPNGGTSTLPYNSAQTCTVYCHSNGQGKYKAPPQTWNTIGDNQEGTIECNYCHNGLAGVQNQMSSGRHLNHINGGPLPHRPIACNWCHSNTVASNGQSVYNGTDVKHINRTIDVSFIKMANFSGSYSTSNHVCSNTYCHTNNATTSTRDWDTTTVNTCGNCHEANNTTTASATLSPAHRKHYNRSTRPSNTTEQGWTNVNLSASTNIFMCGICHPGTPTTSHLNGPPAGVTNGSVAEVAIRLPFTPPVGATRPEIVTRGTGVNYDGRGYGYSTGTTCDTYCHSDGRGNPGKRNSTSTPRLEWTTATGVVCGNCHNQYGDANPTWSGSHTKHLSGSRSTNATCNACHAATAADNTTLIAGRRDKHPNGFRNVTGNSIAGAIRWDSSVQQCTNVYCHFNKPVTWGGSLPAGCIGCHGYNAGSGDPIATKGHTAHVNNTSTRFGNFNFKCNECHASTVNAFDNVTAVSLHANKVNNVSWGAKSTGGLAYATNGCTQIYCHSNGTGVYKAPPTTWNNIASGQQGTIECNYCHNGLAGIQRQMSTGRHINHINAGPLPHRPVTCNWCHSGTVASNGQSVYNGTDVKHINRTIDVSFIKMANFSGSYSTSNHVCANTYCHTNNATTSTRDWDTATVNTCGNCHEANNTTTASATLSPAHRKHYNRSTRPSNTTEQGWTNVNLSASTNIFMCGTCHPGSPTESHINGPPAGVTNGSVAEVIMRPPFSTPQGAGRPEIVFRGTGVNYDGRGYGYSTGTSCDTYCHSDGRGGLGKRNYANTAFTPVTSVLRWTGRAAACGDCHNKASDNPATTTWSQPHNKHANTYGNGGTIGSNNTTTNNTLVTCAACHASTASSNTALVSGSRAKHPNGFRNISASSTVGSAAFRWDPANNQCKNGYCHSRAYSFTDYSTPSIKWDTVQADIHCGSCHNSYPVGPDYANGYKGKANSHPKHAVFWGFTCDWCHNGTTTTGNTITNVRNHVNKNYNVVANGTKTFIGKANTFTATATTNPPSVKTTCTNVNCHGGNTSTVFTWGGTNKCSDCHLTTAADTINYAFKNSTMATINSVEWTYSGHGKASGTYDVTGSNAANFPGAAGTGDPCLYCHDYDVIHGDSGNPLRLRNFADPAWGKNGVCLICHATGQGNYDPDGTGPMTAKGASKKIDKYHYGLKHSTTLNSGQFCWDCHDSHGDRNSTNAGPIAMVHLKPAVTSDGVTGIPTSFTANNVSFVARAAASDWAKTVAPFNGICNVCHTYKSADPNKMVHFTATNSDAIHNTTTVCTQCHLHSSTTTYDGTAYKGDPKVCDGCHDGNNNGGLSPGIAGTPSTNAGHAIHYNQATVFNHYTGNNKHTATAYGFACKNCHVKTLVNHQNGGTAEMLGSIGYVQGGTSTPDGRDYNYYNADTCGTNSCHQDGRLGTPQTTSFAWSGTRTSNCGKCHVDMSSSASATGSHVKHAQASGIAYACSTCHGTGYGSTAIFNPTHVNNQLTLSFTGSAAGTTYQKGTSFPLGTAFDTCTVSYCHSSVQGTNGSGVPTSYKTTPAWGNAASLACSACHTDMTASGSGTHLKHTAKYACATCHSTAGSGTVKHADGFIDVTFSGAGAGSAYTQSRTAAGSDGYGTCSNIACHYNGTATWGVGTLACVSCHPLATLQANGAHGKHVSAVPTFYNFTANRSTLAAYNYGCSNCHPQDSLLHANGSVNVTLNAANTGGGGNVGSLRARNSATADGLAASNGPSGIYGTTRVSVRCSAAYCHSNGYAVNLKYMITPDWYGPAYTGDKCAMCHGNSPNANDPLNQPGSPAHYSKNFLGFANVSGGHLRGIHTNQIFTGTIGLAPAGNTATGSHGNAGTSTTINCNICHNKTVTSSANDKNVACVVCHTALPKNPADLIADKRFHVSGNVDVSFASIRVKSKAQLRSGSYDAAIWSRQVGYKASGAYDAAFKTFTTATQWDSATKTCSNISCHNGKTVKWGDTGGTTSCASCHSSL, from the coding sequence ATGATCAAGAACGGCATAAAAAGATTTTTCATAAAGGGTGAAGATGCGATGAAGATACGGACTGTTATGACTATTTTTCCGGGTAGAGTGTTAAAAGGGTTGACAGCACTGGCGATTGCCTGGGCAATAAGCTTGACCCCTTTACCATCAGGTGCCGTTGATCTCATGCACAACAGTGATCCCAGTGGGGGTACCGGCTCGACAAAATGGGCAGCCCAGGGAGGATGGGGGGTGACCGGCGGCAAGTACGGCAAGTTTGAATGCTCTACCTGTCATGAACCGAATAAAAAGCCGAACATCAAGAATGTCCGTCGTGTAATTACCACCCGGAACGGCGAGAACTGGCCCAACGGCTCATCTTCTGCCGCCATATCGTTCAGCAACGTGACCAGCATGGGCGAGGATACCGGCGGCCACTCAACCTCCAGCCGCATCTGCGAAGCCTGTCACAGCCAAAACAAATTCCATAATGCAAATACTGCAAACAATATAGCAAACGGTGGAAACCTCAGCCACCCGACTCCCAAGGCCATATGCACCTCCTGTCACAAGCATAACACCGGCTTCAAGGCCGCCTGCGGCGGTTGCCACGGCAATCCACCCACGGAAGCGGTCATTGGGGGAGACACTGGCCTCGTTGGCACCCCCCGGCCCTCAAATGCGCTCACATCCGGTCATGCCGGTGCCCATGTCACTCACACCGAGACACGGGGCATGGTCTGCGACACCTGCCATTATATAAACAACGGCGGCATCAAGATGCCGAATCTCAGCAACAGCATCGATATCGGTTTTTTCGGTTTCGGCGGTAAGGTGACAAGCGGCACCTATGTTCCCTATTCCTCGGCCAATCGCGGCTACCGGGTCGCATCGGGCACTGCCAATACCACCATCGCAACAGTTGTAACCGATTACACCACCGCAAATATCTGCTCCAATGTGTACTGTCATGGCGGAGGCGTCAAAGTCGGTGCGACCCAGGTGAAAGTGCCGCTGACCGGCGGAAGTAATCAGAATCCCCGTTGGGACGCAGCCAGCCAGAACCAGTGCGGCAGTTGCCACGGCACCACACCGGCCACGCCCCCTGCCATGGGGAGCCATGTCAAGCATTCCGGCTCGACCGGCTACAGCTTCTCCTGTGATCTCTGCCATCCGGCCATTGACGTAACCCATGTCCAAGGGAGTGTCCGTTGGAGCATGAAGACTTCGGATTCCCGGGTGGGAGCTGCTGCTGCCTATAAAGCTGCCGGATCTCTTGAAGCATTGCAGCAGGGAGCAACCAATGACCTTGCCCCAAGTGCGGCCTACGGTCAGTGCTATAATCTTTACTGCCACAGTAATGGAAAGGGCGGAACGCCACGCCAGGATCCAACGTGGGGTGACGGCAATTATTCCACCGGCTGCACAAACTGCCACGGCAACAACGCCGGTGCTGTCTCCACCATGGCCAGTAACGGCCACAAAGCCCACGTTGCAAATACAAGTGCCCGCTTTGGCGGGTTTGATTTCCGCTGTCAGGAATGTCACAACGCTACGGTAAATGCCACCGATACTGCAGTGATATCCACCTCTCTTCATGTCAATGCAGCTGCTGATGTGGCTTGGGGCCCGGACGCATCGTACGTGCCTAACGGCGGTACGAGCACCCTGCCGTACAATTCGGCCCAAACCTGCACGGTTTACTGCCATTCCAATGGTCAGGGTAAATACAAGGCTCCCCCGCAGACCTGGAACACTATTGGCGATAACCAGGAGGGGACCATTGAGTGCAATTACTGCCACAACGGCCTGGCTGGCGTGCAAAATCAGATGAGTTCGGGACGGCATCTGAATCACATCAATGGCGGCCCGCTGCCGCACAGGCCCATTGCCTGTAACTGGTGCCACTCGAACACCGTAGCCTCTAACGGCCAATCGGTATACAACGGTACCGATGTCAAGCACATCAACCGCACGATCGACGTCTCGTTCATAAAAATGGCTAATTTCTCCGGAAGTTATAGCACCTCTAACCACGTCTGTTCAAACACGTACTGTCATACCAACAATGCAACCACCTCTACCCGGGACTGGGATACCACCACGGTCAATACCTGCGGCAACTGCCATGAGGCGAACAATACGACCACCGCGTCAGCCACACTGTCACCCGCACACCGCAAACATTACAACAGGTCGACACGTCCTTCCAATACGACTGAGCAGGGGTGGACCAACGTCAATCTGTCCGCCAGCACCAATATCTTTATGTGCGGTATCTGCCATCCCGGCACTCCGACGACCAGCCACCTTAACGGGCCGCCGGCAGGCGTTACCAACGGGTCTGTGGCCGAAGTGGCGATCCGCCTCCCGTTTACGCCCCCTGTCGGTGCCACCAGACCCGAGATAGTAACCCGCGGCACCGGTGTCAATTACGATGGTCGAGGCTATGGTTATTCTACCGGGACCACCTGCGATACTTACTGCCATTCCGACGGCCGGGGCAACCCGGGAAAACGCAACAGCACCAGCACGCCGAGGCTGGAATGGACTACCGCCACCGGAGTCGTCTGCGGCAACTGTCATAACCAGTATGGCGATGCTAACCCCACCTGGTCAGGTTCCCATACCAAGCATCTCTCCGGTTCACGAAGCACCAATGCCACTTGCAACGCCTGCCATGCGGCCACGGCGGCGGACAATACCACTCTGATAGCCGGCAGGCGCGACAAGCATCCCAACGGTTTCCGCAATGTGACCGGCAACAGCATTGCCGGTGCCATCCGTTGGGACAGCAGCGTCCAGCAGTGTACCAACGTCTACTGCCATTTCAACAAGCCCGTTACCTGGGGCGGCTCTCTCCCAGCGGGTTGCATTGGCTGTCACGGCTACAACGCCGGTTCCGGAGACCCGATCGCCACCAAGGGGCACACCGCCCATGTCAACAACACCAGCACCAGATTCGGCAACTTCAACTTCAAGTGCAACGAATGCCACGCTTCAACAGTAAATGCATTTGACAATGTTACTGCTGTCTCGCTTCATGCCAACAAAGTTAATAATGTGAGCTGGGGTGCCAAGTCAACGGGAGGACTCGCCTACGCAACAAACGGCTGCACGCAGATATACTGCCACTCCAACGGCACCGGGGTATACAAGGCGCCGCCGACCACCTGGAACAACATTGCTTCGGGACAGCAGGGAACCATTGAGTGCAATTACTGCCACAACGGCCTGGCCGGTATCCAGAGACAGATGAGCACCGGGCGGCACATCAACCATATCAATGCCGGACCGCTGCCCCACAGGCCCGTTACCTGCAACTGGTGCCACTCCGGCACCGTAGCCTCCAACGGCCAATCGGTATACAACGGTACCGATGTGAAACACATCAACCGCACGATTGACGTATCCTTCATCAAGATGGCCAACTTTTCGGGGAGCTACTCCACCTCGAACCATGTCTGCGCCAATACCTATTGCCATACGAACAATGCGACGACCTCCACCCGTGACTGGGATACCGCGACGGTCAATACCTGCGGCAACTGCCACGAGGCCAACAATACGACGACAGCGTCAGCCACACTGTCCCCGGCACACCGCAAGCATTACAACAGGTCAACACGTCCTTCCAATACGACAGAACAAGGATGGACCAACGTCAACCTGTCGGCCAGTACCAATATCTTTATGTGCGGCACATGCCACCCGGGCAGCCCAACTGAAAGCCATATTAACGGTCCCCCCGCAGGTGTCACAAACGGTTCAGTTGCCGAAGTGATTATGCGACCGCCGTTCTCGACGCCCCAGGGTGCCGGACGCCCTGAAATCGTGTTCCGCGGCACCGGTGTGAACTATGATGGCCGGGGCTATGGCTACTCCACCGGTACATCCTGCGATACCTATTGCCACTCCGACGGACGTGGCGGCCTTGGTAAACGGAATTACGCAAATACGGCGTTTACTCCGGTCACCAGTGTACTGCGTTGGACAGGCAGGGCTGCCGCCTGTGGAGACTGCCATAACAAGGCCAGTGACAATCCGGCAACCACAACCTGGTCACAGCCCCACAACAAGCATGCCAACACCTATGGCAACGGCGGCACCATAGGCAGCAACAACACCACAACCAATAACACATTGGTAACCTGCGCCGCCTGCCATGCATCCACCGCCTCCAGCAATACGGCTCTTGTCTCCGGTAGCCGAGCCAAGCACCCGAACGGCTTCCGCAACATATCGGCCAGCAGTACCGTAGGCTCTGCCGCATTCCGCTGGGATCCGGCAAACAACCAGTGCAAGAACGGTTACTGCCACAGCAGAGCCTATTCGTTTACCGACTATTCCACCCCCTCGATCAAGTGGGATACGGTACAGGCGGACATTCACTGCGGCAGCTGCCACAACAGCTATCCGGTTGGTCCTGATTATGCCAACGGCTATAAGGGAAAGGCCAACAGCCACCCCAAACATGCGGTTTTCTGGGGGTTCACCTGTGACTGGTGCCACAATGGAACCACCACAACCGGCAATACCATCACCAACGTCAGAAACCATGTCAACAAGAACTACAACGTTGTGGCCAACGGCACCAAGACCTTTATCGGCAAGGCCAACACCTTCACCGCTACTGCGACTACCAATCCGCCGAGCGTGAAGACCACCTGCACCAACGTCAACTGTCACGGCGGCAATACCTCAACCGTCTTCACCTGGGGGGGGACCAACAAGTGCAGCGACTGCCATCTGACCACCGCCGCCGACACGATCAACTATGCCTTCAAGAACAGCACCATGGCGACTATCAATTCTGTCGAATGGACCTACTCCGGTCATGGCAAGGCCAGCGGCACATACGACGTGACCGGGTCCAATGCGGCCAATTTCCCCGGAGCGGCCGGCACCGGCGACCCCTGTCTCTATTGTCACGACTACGACGTGATCCACGGCGATAGCGGGAACCCGCTCCGTTTGAGAAACTTTGCCGATCCTGCCTGGGGCAAGAACGGCGTCTGTCTCATCTGCCACGCCACGGGTCAGGGTAACTATGACCCGGACGGCACAGGACCCATGACGGCCAAAGGTGCGAGCAAGAAGATCGACAAGTACCATTACGGCTTGAAGCACTCGACAACTCTTAACAGTGGCCAGTTCTGCTGGGATTGTCATGACTCCCACGGCGATCGGAACAGCACCAATGCCGGGCCGATTGCCATGGTACATCTGAAGCCTGCCGTCACCTCTGATGGCGTCACCGGCATACCAACAAGCTTTACGGCGAATAACGTTTCCTTTGTTGCCAGGGCGGCAGCCTCTGACTGGGCCAAAACAGTTGCGCCTTTCAACGGCATCTGCAACGTCTGCCATACTTATAAGTCTGCCGACCCGAACAAGATGGTGCACTTCACCGCGACCAATTCTGATGCCATCCACAATACGACCACGGTCTGCACCCAGTGCCATCTGCATAGCTCTACGACTACCTACGATGGAACCGCATATAAAGGTGATCCTAAGGTCTGCGACGGCTGTCACGACGGCAACAATAACGGCGGTCTTTCTCCGGGCATTGCCGGCACTCCTTCCACCAATGCCGGCCATGCCATCCATTACAACCAGGCGACCGTCTTCAACCATTACACCGGCAACAACAAGCATACGGCCACAGCCTATGGTTTTGCCTGCAAGAATTGCCATGTGAAAACTCTCGTGAATCACCAGAACGGTGGCACAGCAGAGATGCTCGGGTCCATAGGCTATGTCCAGGGGGGGACGTCGACCCCGGACGGCCGCGATTACAACTACTATAACGCCGATACCTGCGGCACGAACAGCTGTCACCAGGATGGCAGGCTCGGAACGCCGCAAACAACCTCATTCGCGTGGTCGGGAACCAGGACATCAAACTGCGGCAAGTGCCATGTCGATATGTCTTCCAGCGCTTCTGCTACAGGCAGTCATGTCAAGCATGCCCAGGCATCCGGCATCGCTTATGCCTGCAGCACGTGCCATGGCACGGGGTACGGTTCGACGGCAATCTTTAATCCGACCCACGTGAACAACCAACTGACCCTGTCTTTCACCGGCAGCGCAGCAGGCACGACGTACCAGAAGGGGACAAGCTTCCCTCTCGGGACAGCCTTCGACACTTGTACCGTCAGCTACTGCCACAGTAGCGTCCAGGGTACCAACGGCAGCGGCGTTCCCACCTCGTACAAGACTACCCCGGCATGGGGCAACGCGGCGTCTCTCGCCTGCAGCGCCTGCCATACCGACATGACCGCTAGCGGCAGCGGCACCCACCTGAAGCATACTGCCAAGTATGCTTGCGCTACCTGCCACAGCACTGCCGGGAGCGGCACTGTCAAGCATGCCGACGGCTTCATCGACGTCACATTCAGTGGCGCAGGTGCCGGCTCCGCTTACACCCAGTCGCGTACGGCAGCAGGGAGCGACGGCTACGGAACCTGCTCCAACATCGCCTGCCACTATAACGGCACAGCCACATGGGGCGTCGGCACCCTCGCCTGTGTCAGCTGCCATCCGCTGGCGACACTCCAGGCGAATGGCGCCCACGGCAAGCATGTCAGCGCCGTGCCGACCTTCTACAACTTCACCGCCAACCGCTCAACCTTGGCGGCATACAACTACGGCTGCTCCAACTGCCATCCGCAGGATAGCTTGCTCCACGCCAACGGCAGCGTGAACGTCACGCTGAACGCTGCCAATACCGGTGGCGGCGGCAATGTGGGTAGCCTGCGAGCAAGGAACAGCGCCACTGCGGACGGCCTTGCCGCCAGCAATGGGCCTTCCGGTATATACGGCACCACCAGGGTGAGCGTGCGCTGCTCGGCCGCTTACTGTCACAGCAACGGCTACGCCGTCAACCTGAAGTACATGATAACACCCGACTGGTACGGACCTGCCTACACAGGCGACAAGTGCGCCATGTGCCACGGCAACTCACCAAACGCCAACGATCCACTCAACCAGCCCGGCTCACCGGCCCATTACAGCAAAAACTTCCTGGGCTTTGCCAACGTCAGCGGCGGCCACCTGAGGGGTATTCACACGAACCAGATCTTCACAGGGACCATCGGCCTCGCTCCGGCCGGCAACACGGCGACCGGCAGCCACGGTAACGCCGGCACGTCAACGACAATTAACTGCAACATCTGTCATAACAAAACGGTTACCAGCAGTGCCAATGACAAGAACGTCGCCTGCGTAGTCTGCCACACGGCTCTGCCGAAGAACCCGGCAGACCTGATTGCCGACAAGCGCTTCCATGTCTCCGGGAACGTGGACGTCTCATTCGCCTCAATCAGGGTCAAGTCCAAGGCCCAGCTCAGGAGCGGCAGCTATGATGCAGCCATCTGGTCCCGCCAGGTGGGCTACAAGGCTTCAGGCGCATACGACGCGGCGTTCAAGACCTTCACCACAGCGACCCAGTGGGATAGTGCCACCAAGACCTGTTCCAACATCTCCTGCCACAACGGCAAGACGGTCAAGTGGGGAGATACCGGCGGCACTACTTCCTGTGCAAGCTGCCACAGCTCGCTCTAG
- a CDS encoding HD-GYP domain-containing protein: protein MLVSKQNGSRNKIIVLASVIGIIALLHYLTPTEPHAYHKLHIILRKLYFLPPVMAAAWFGLRGACATALAVSLLFIMHAFLDWPGNYMEQANQVGELAGFWVAGVIPGWLFDRQRSLLQELANANEETLLCLVSALDLREHNTRLHSQRVREYTELIASRFGVDEKTRREIGFGALLHDVGKMAVPDQILLKPDKLTDEEWQEMRKHPEAGYRIVKRIGFLRDAAEIVHAHHERYDGGGYPRGLKGDEIPLGARLFMVADVYDALTSQRPYRSPLSHEEAAAEIRKQSGYHFDPAVVATFMAIAPEELRLIAERYWNGELPD from the coding sequence ATGCTGGTGAGCAAACAAAACGGATCCAGGAACAAGATCATTGTTCTGGCGAGTGTAATTGGGATAATCGCCCTGCTGCATTATCTGACGCCGACCGAGCCCCATGCATATCACAAGCTGCACATCATTCTGAGGAAGCTCTACTTCCTCCCGCCGGTCATGGCAGCGGCCTGGTTCGGGCTAAGGGGTGCATGTGCAACGGCTTTGGCCGTGAGCCTGCTCTTTATCATGCATGCGTTTCTGGATTGGCCGGGCAATTACATGGAACAGGCAAACCAGGTGGGAGAGCTGGCGGGATTCTGGGTGGCGGGTGTCATCCCTGGCTGGCTGTTCGACCGGCAACGGTCACTTCTTCAGGAACTTGCCAATGCCAATGAGGAGACCCTTCTCTGCCTGGTCTCGGCGCTGGATCTCCGCGAGCACAACACCCGCCTGCATTCTCAACGGGTGAGGGAATATACCGAGTTGATCGCCAGCCGATTTGGCGTTGATGAAAAGACGCGCCGGGAGATAGGTTTCGGGGCTTTGCTGCACGATGTCGGGAAGATGGCGGTGCCGGACCAGATTCTCTTGAAGCCCGACAAGCTGACGGATGAGGAATGGCAGGAGATGCGCAAGCACCCTGAGGCAGGATACCGCATTGTAAAACGCATAGGTTTCCTCAGGGACGCGGCGGAGATAGTTCATGCCCACCACGAGCGGTATGACGGTGGAGGATATCCCCGCGGTCTGAAGGGAGACGAAATCCCTCTGGGGGCACGGCTGTTCATGGTGGCTGACGTCTACGATGCATTGACGTCACAGCGCCCCTATAGATCGCCCCTGTCACATGAAGAGGCGGCGGCTGAAATTCGCAAACAGAGCGGATATCACTTTGATCCGGCGGTGGTAGCAACATTTATGGCAATAGCACCAGAAGAGCTGCGGTTGATTGCAGAACGCTATTGGAACGGAGAATTGCCCGACTAA
- a CDS encoding heavy-metal-associated domain-containing protein produces MNAKRISTSLLVIAAVTVLVVFAFRVRIGATADSVAVLRTTGMTCGSCSSKIAKALESLKGVAVTEVDVEGGWVVVGYDTKAVKPEALAEKVSGAGFGSNVHLVLTPARFKQMTGRDIGMNASPSGGCGGCGTKGGCGTKKQS; encoded by the coding sequence GTGAACGCAAAAAGAATATCTACCTCGCTTCTCGTCATCGCGGCCGTTACTGTCTTGGTGGTTTTTGCATTTCGTGTCAGGATCGGCGCAACAGCGGACTCCGTTGCCGTTCTGAGGACAACCGGCATGACCTGCGGCAGTTGCTCAAGCAAAATCGCAAAAGCACTTGAGTCGTTGAAAGGTGTCGCGGTTACCGAGGTGGACGTTGAGGGCGGTTGGGTGGTCGTGGGCTATGACACAAAGGCGGTCAAGCCGGAGGCCCTGGCCGAGAAGGTCAGCGGCGCCGGCTTTGGCAGTAATGTGCATCTGGTACTGACACCGGCGCGGTTCAAGCAGATGACCGGCAGGGATATCGGCATGAACGCCTCGCCTTCGGGGGGCTGCGGTGGTTGCGGCACCAAAGGCGGCTGCGGCACTAAAAAACAAAGCTGA
- a CDS encoding DUF2318 domain-containing protein, protein MATNRTKQVVWGGIVTVALLVGAVSVFAFSLGKYEKVRTNGGVVSIPVAKLSDGKVRFYKFEDGGKEIDFFAVKAPDGSYKTAFDACDACYRAKKGYEQQGDKMNCKNCNQKFAINRLGPNATGGCNPGYLPHQLNGNTISIKVNDLKGGARYF, encoded by the coding sequence ATGGCAACAAATCGCACGAAACAGGTTGTATGGGGAGGTATTGTTACTGTGGCGCTGTTGGTTGGAGCAGTCAGTGTATTTGCCTTTTCGTTGGGGAAATATGAAAAGGTCAGGACGAATGGCGGTGTCGTATCGATACCTGTTGCCAAGCTGTCCGACGGCAAGGTCCGATTTTACAAATTCGAGGACGGCGGTAAGGAGATCGACTTTTTCGCCGTCAAGGCGCCCGACGGCAGCTACAAGACAGCCTTCGATGCCTGCGACGCCTGTTATCGAGCCAAAAAGGGCTATGAGCAGCAGGGGGACAAGATGAACTGCAAAAACTGCAACCAGAAGTTTGCCATCAACCGCCTCGGTCCCAACGCCACCGGCGGCTGCAATCCCGGCTACCTGCCGCACCAGCTGAACGGCAACACCATTTCGATCAAGGTCAATGACCTGAAGGGTGGGGCGAGGTACTTCTAA
- a CDS encoding ABC transporter permease, translating into MKLHTISINNLKRRKAKMAFLTIGLMVGIATIVTLVTLTRSMSSDIERKMDEFGANILVTPQSNGLAMNYGGISLGGVTFDQREIREEDLAKIKTISNSKNISAIAPKVLGGIKVGSRDVLLVGVNFDSELKMKQWWKIFGDAPKGDNEVLLGSDASKVLDAGSGDSIKIKNETFKVAGVLDQTGSQDDSLVFASLGKAQKLLGKEGKITLAEVAALCSGCPIGDMVTQIAEKLPDAKVSAIQQVVEGRLKALDQFKRFSYAMAGVVVFIGSLIVFVTMMGSVNERTTEIGVFRAIGFRKSHIMRIILLEAALVSLLAGFLGYAVGMGGAKLALPFMAESKNAHLIWDSTVAFGSIGLALTLGLLASLYPALHASRMDPTEALRAL; encoded by the coding sequence ATGAAACTGCACACCATATCCATCAACAACCTTAAGCGTCGTAAGGCCAAAATGGCATTTTTGACCATCGGCCTGATGGTGGGAATCGCCACCATCGTCACCCTGGTGACCCTGACCCGCTCCATGTCCAGCGACATCGAACGCAAGATGGACGAGTTCGGCGCTAATATCCTTGTCACCCCCCAGAGCAACGGCCTGGCCATGAACTACGGCGGCATCAGCCTGGGCGGAGTGACCTTCGATCAGCGCGAGATCCGCGAAGAGGATCTGGCAAAGATCAAGACCATCAGCAACAGCAAGAACATCTCGGCCATCGCGCCAAAGGTGCTGGGGGGGATCAAGGTTGGGAGCCGCGACGTACTGCTGGTAGGGGTCAACTTTGATAGCGAGCTGAAGATGAAGCAGTGGTGGAAGATCTTCGGTGATGCTCCCAAAGGTGACAACGAGGTGTTGCTGGGCAGCGACGCATCCAAGGTGCTCGATGCCGGTTCCGGTGACAGCATCAAGATAAAGAACGAAACCTTCAAGGTCGCGGGTGTGCTTGACCAGACCGGCTCCCAGGATGATTCGCTCGTCTTTGCATCACTAGGTAAAGCCCAGAAACTGCTCGGCAAGGAGGGCAAAATAACCCTGGCCGAGGTGGCGGCCCTCTGTTCCGGTTGCCCCATCGGCGACATGGTGACCCAGATCGCCGAGAAGTTGCCCGACGCCAAGGTGTCGGCCATCCAGCAGGTGGTGGAGGGGCGCCTCAAGGCCTTGGACCAGTTCAAGCGCTTTTCCTACGCCATGGCCGGCGTGGTGGTATTCATCGGCTCGCTGATCGTCTTCGTTACCATGATGGGGAGTGTCAACGAGCGGACCACCGAAATCGGCGTCTTTCGCGCCATAGGTTTCAGAAAGAGTCACATCATGCGGATCATCCTGCTGGAAGCCGCCCTGGTCAGCCTGCTGGCCGGCTTTCTGGGCTATGCCGTCGGCATGGGGGGGGCCAAACTGGCCCTGCCGTTCATGGCGGAGAGCAAGAATGCCCACCTGATCTGGGACTCGACCGTGGCCTTTGGTTCAATCGGGCTTGCTCTGACGCTGGGCCTTTTGGCGAGCCTCTACCCGGCGCTGCACGCCAGCAGGATGGACCCAACGGAAGCTTTAAGGGCATTGTAG